ttggtcgacaggccggtcccaccgcctagggtcttgtcggcggctgcttactgtagccgtgcctctgatgatgagggctttgttgaggtgagcgtggctacagtgggtcgcctcgggggctatcactgtagcctcacctcgtcttgtctccttaatggggctcctgcttcgaggaagggagtagccggcttctggaggccggctatactcttggccgactaggaaaagccgggccgccttcacgcctctctctggctgaaggggcccgcagtccttgggccgtacaggagtgggtcgtggatgacgtcgaggctagcgtggctacagtgccgagccgcacgggagacgtccatcctgtacggcctcctgtagccatgcccgcctcgggcttcgggggtcgtgagccgcactgtggccacaccccgtcacgtcgccgttatgtaggagtggttgtggtcttggccggctcctaggaatcggcgtccttcttggccggcttcttggagtcggtctccCCGTAGTTGCcctagggaggagtcggtgaggctgggtcgccttccgggagtcggctttagtggtagccggctaGGGAAGGCGACCCAAATgcctggagtgcttgaaggcccaaaggcctgataaattttccgaagagccaggggtagtcggttaggctacccgtggccacttactccgacaccctcgatgatttgtattatcaccgaccactttattgcctttcgttcaacacaaacttgttcgtgttttgtgttatatcttgagatccttgctatccagcaattgttctcctttaccttggagtattaccatctttatgtcaagaatgtcgtgagaatttctccacctcttagaaattctcggtatgatgatacttctcaccatcaccattcttccttggtccccgtgttgtttttaaccaggataccaatatgctaacaaTGTTGTTTGAGttatgtacttctagcaaccctattgctttgaagttaacgatcgacagttcattcttagactgttggttattgaatcgtcactctaacattgaccttgctgcctaaggtcatattccGGGCACACCTTTcgactaatgattgatggtgtatgctttcctagagcatacaacattatatcatttgaattgacaagtgttatctccttgttcacataattgtggaaatccatcttttggaaatctcgatgaattgtccttagcccatcagccacctccttgtcctctccttgggttaatgatgaactcttgttaatggaaatcacttcatagttcatttcctgagaatcttacagtgtcatcccgtcaatttgtctggcaccttttcttctcaggcatcctgagtctgaggtttcctaacaccgatcagatctgaatctcggtcagctatgatggttggagcatattttcaagagttataacactggtctttataagacccagtaaggtgatgtcatgcctagcacacctgggcggagtacctattattatagtattctttttagcaaggttatctattcttccatgaggaaatggtaagacttattctataagttgttcctgatgaatcatTTGAGTATCaaggtctgacctttgcttgaagaccatgtctgtggtactccaattttcaacaagaacatttgaagcccaatgctaaatgtttcttactcaattatccaaacaccgttgtatgggtaatatcatgaaatttctctccccttacctaaaggattttctactttatatcctgtcatggatatcatgctctgcttgtccttgggaaggatatacccctgaaatatgtgtttaaacacatttttctttccattgttttgaTTAAATCTGAtaaacaattttcctttccattgttttgtttaacctttctggtgatctatatgatataagtagtaatatttccctgcttatgtaaacacctcggtgtacaaccttgtcagtaagaccttgttactactgttgacagcattccggtaaccaccgatggacgagaactttgcctattggtccgcctcgtttcaacgagcaggaaaatggttctcttcgtccctcgcccttggtaccagcaTTGTTGCCATCATAActggcaggctaccctctgacatgccttgctatcatgaccatacaAGATGTCGCTGCCCCtcttactttaacccacatggtgggcccataacccacagttccataggatcaaaacctaactctcctgtacaccttgttgtcaaagttattcctcgcgcttgactttgtatgtaattcacgggccacctgcctagtgatctatactCGTATCAGATGCAATGCTTATtcacattgctctaaacccctCCAATACTTCGTTTTAGGCAaggaacgattgcctatgcgcttgaaacttctatttttgtaccttcttactttgctctcgataatttcttaagttgcaattcgagagttactttccgccaccttccccaatgttatcgaccagatagtcaaccttacaaaggtccgttctcccggaatacccgccctttatccttttcgtaagtacgatgaagatctcGAAGAAATGATGCCTACTTCATGatgatgacctgaagtagagaaatgaagacatgaACGTagtggatcgaccacttcgagaagagtaaccaagaccaagaagactcgttagaatctCGTAACCAGATCTTCCCCCTTACTccgcctcctaaatctcgggacgagatttcttgtagtggaggagaattgtgacgcccggataattatgcgacagtaaaactctgctaatgatgccacgtcacctccgttactgttgctaatctttcgttagttcaaaaccgattcaaaaatcaattcaaaatatggcaaacaacaaaagttttcaaacattaaaataaaaatgttcggagtgtgcagttaaatgcctaggtaattattgtggagaaaactcatATTTAGAAattgcctaaatattttaaagtgatttaaaatagaaaagaaaataactaaaagaaataaaataaaataaagcaaaagaaaaaaacacaCAAACCACTGGGCCAACCGTGGCCTAGTTGCCAGctcaactgggcaaaggcccaaccgCCCCACACACTCACCTTATCCCCTctcgcccgaaaccctaaccccccactactcccactcgctcccactccctctccctcgtcccactcctcctctgcctccctccccccatccagatcggatcggggcattGGGGCCTGATCCTGAGCGCGCCTCGCCGTCGCCACCCCGACGCCACGCCCCATGCTCGCCGTCGCCACCCCGTCGCCGCTGGACCTCGTCGTCCCCGTCCTCAGCCCCGACGACCGCGCACGTCACCGCCCTCGCCGGATTCGTCAAGCCCCTCCTcaccggactgcctcctccacgtcgccgtcgtccccgacctcctcctcgtcccTCGTTGCCCCTGACCCTACAACCCCCCGTGAGGAACCCCTCCTTATCCTCTTCCCCCAATGCCCGCACGTGCCCTGCAACCGCGCGCCTTGCCGTTTGCATCTTGCTTCACCGGCGCCAGCGCCCCACCGCTGCCCACGCCGGGCCGCGTCCTCCTCCGCCCGGCAGCGCCAGGCCGCGCCCGCGACCCCGCCGCTGCTCCACTCCGCCCCTGGCCACCagccacctcgccccgccgccgagtctcgcccgcgccgccccgcagcAGCTCCGCGCCCGCGCAGTTCGCTCGCGCGGCTGCGTTCCTGCCGCCGCAGCCCCTCCTGCCTCCGGCCACCGCTagccccgccgtggccacggcctcGTCCCGCACCCGGGCGGGTTGCAGCCTCCGCCGCCCTTCCCCGCACCCCTGGGCATGCGCCCGTTCGGGCTGCGCCCAGCGCCCGCAGTACCGAACCCACTATGGCCtcgggccaatgacatgtggggcctagcccccagaacgtttttaaaaaagagaataaaaaatattaattaaaaaaatatattgattaattaattaattaacttaattaatcataattagattaatctaatcactaattaactgttagttaattaatcagagtatgacaggtgggtcccacacgtcagtttgacccagtcaacgccctgttgactgctgacgtcatgctgatgtcagcaaacactattctggataaggttgaattaaattaattaattaaattctagaaaaagatttaaaactttaaaaaatcatataaaataaaccgtagctcgaatgaaaatactttgtacatgaaagttgctcagaacgacgagacgaatccgaattcgcagcccgttcgcccgccacacatccctagcatagcaaacacgccaCTTTCCCActctggttcatttgtccgaaaacgcgaaacgatggggatactttcccgggtgtttcctcccttcgccggtatcacctcttaccgcgttagggcacacctaacaccgttgtttgctttgtcatgcatcgctatgcatctgtttgcattgtattcattgtttatcccccctcttctcttcggtagactacgaggccgacgccgctgctggtgccccgttcgactatggtgttgacgacccctccttgccagagcaaccaggcaagcccccccccctgatcaccagatatcgcctattcttctctatactgcttgcattagagtaatgaagcatgttactgctttcggttaaatcctattctgctgcatagcttgtcattattgctacagttgatacccttacctgcaatcctaaatgcttagtataggttgctagtgttccatcagtggccctacactcttgtgtgtctgccatgctatactactgggccgtgatcacttcgggaggtgatcacgggcatatgctatatactttatactattacattacttatgatactgttcggatatgggggctgaaggggcaggtggctccatcctggtagcggtgggcctgggttcccgacggcccctgactgttactttgaggcggagcgacagggcaggttgagtccacttaggagagaggtgggcctggccctggtcggcgtccgcggctACATCAAAATAACACGTCTAacaagttcttggtatttgatctgagtctggccatttggtctatacgcactaaccaactacgcgggaacagttatgggcactcggcgtcgtggtatcagccgaagccttcgtgacgtcagcgactgagcggcgcgcgccgggttcgaccgcgtaacgtgactttgaaatggaggttgctaggtctgctctccggccgcgtacgcaacgtgcaggtgtgcaatgggcgatgggcccagacccctgcgcgcataggatttagaccgacgtgctgacctctctgttgtgcctaggtggggctgcgacgtgttgatcttccacggccgggcatgacccagaaaagtgtgtccggccaaatgggatcgagcgtgttgggttatgtggtgcacccctgcaggggaatttatctattcgaatagccgtgtccctcggtaaaaggacgacacggagttgtaccttgactttatgataactagaaccggatacttaataaaacacacccttccaagggccagatacaacccggtgaccgttctctaacagggcgacgaggaggggatcgccgggtaggattatgctatgcgatgctacttggtgaacttaccatctactctcttctacatgttgcaagatggaggtggccagaagcgtagtcttcgacaggattagctatccccctcttattctggtattctgcagttcagtccacagatatggccctttacacatatacccatgcatatgtagtgtagctccttgcttgcgagtactttggatgagtactcacggttgcttttctccctcttttcccccttcgcaTTCtgcttggttgtcgcaaccagatgttggagtccagaagctggagatcccgaggatgattctacgtggagttcggcttcgaggagtagttaggaggtcccaggcaggagaccttgccttttcgatcgttgctatttttgtgctagccttcttaaggcaaacttgtttaacttatgtctgtactcagatattgttgcttccgctgactcgtctatgatcgagcaattgtattcgaaccctcgaggcccctggcttgtattatgatgcttgtatgacttatttatgtttttagagttgtgttgtgatatctttccgtgagttcctgatcttgatcgtacacgtttgcgtgcatgattagtgtacgattgaatcgtggGCGTCacactcatgttggcaaccaataaatgtatcttcttttattcgtttgcaaaactatgtgagacatttttatttttattcggcttgtaaaactatgctattTTATTTGGTTCAAACTATATTATTTGACTATGTTTAAATGCAAATTCATCAATGCAAAAtagggcggccagccggccacgccggcACATATGAGTGGGCGCGTTGCCGACCCATATCTAAAACAGGGCGGACGCCGGACGAACGACAGACCCAAACGAAGAAAAAACGGACGAAATCACCATTCATTTGGGTCGTCCAATTAAAGTTGCTCTAAACGAGAACTATGTCCGTTTACGTGGGCCGGTTGGAGTTGCCCTGACATTTTACTTTTTGAGATAAAATACTTTGCAATTCAACAGGCTCGTGGAAGGAAACGACGAGACCCTGGGGCCTGTGACTTGTGAATGGTGTCGGGGAGATGAGCCCGTGAGTACTGTGGGCCTAGGTGGGACCATGTGAAGTGTCGCCGTTGCTTGAAATCTGTTGCATTTCATCTAGACCCTTAAGGAAAATGAAAATCCGTGTTGGTGTCCATCGCCCGGCCGCAAGCAGCGGAAAACGAACCCATCTTTCCTACTTAACCCCCGCGCTTTTCCAGTAATCCAGAGACACCGCGGCAAGAGAGGAgacgcggcggcggccatggcgattcCCCTCGTGCTCGTCCTGCTCccgctcggcctcctcttcctcctctccggcctcGTCGTCAACACTGTCCAGGTAACCTCGGGCGACCCGGGTCTGGCAATCGTTTCCTGTAATTCTCTGTGGCCCCCTTTCTAGGGATTGTGCGGTGATCTGGAGAGGTTCGCGAGCAGAGATTCAATTGTCTCTCGTAAATGTTTTCCTTTTAGTAGGTTCGAGTTGGTGATTTCATCATGCGTGCCCACGTTGCTTCTTCGCTTGCTCGGATCAAATATGTTTTGTTGGTGTTACGCAGTCCGATCTGATGCCATCATTTTGAGTTCAGCTGCTTAGTTTGGGAGATTGTTCAATTTGCGGTCTCAAAATTGGCAAATTTTGCACTTTGATCTGTTAATTGGCACTGGAATTTCCGTTAAGCCGTTCCTGGTCTCTTACTATATTTGCATAACGTTGCAGGCCGTATTGTTCTTGACGATAAGGCCATTCTCGAAGCGATTGTACCGGCAGATCAACGTATTCCTGGCCGAGTTGTTGTGGCTTCAGCTGATCTGGCTTGTGGACTGGTGGGCAGGTATTAAGGTATGTATAATATTGAAGCAAAAAGTCAACCATCTTTTCTTCTTTATACGCCACTTACACGTCAAATCTGAAGTTAAATCAAAGTGTATATTCACACGATCCTTCATTTTGGGCTACAAGGCCTCTCTTGTTTATCTTTTAAGTTGGTACATGGATAGCGACCTTAGGGTGAATTTGCTGCTTAATTACTTGCATAAAGTTAGATTGCATGCCTTTGGATGATCCACAATTTAATCTGGCATGATGATGGGCATTGCCTTTTTGATAAAAGGCAATGCTGAGGGTTGGTTGGATTGATCACAATCAAGACCATCAGTTAGCATATACCAGATGATTAAAGTCAACATGCTTTTTCAAAGTGGTTAAAGTCTGAATAGACAAGCCATCTTGTTGAGTCAACTGAAATTTGCGATGTCATTTGAGGATGCTTTGTGTCATGTTTTCAGTTATACTGTTGATTTTTTGTTTGCAAATCAACCTGAATAGCAGCACTAATATATATTTCAAAAGAAAAGAGTGATAAGGGTGCAGTATATAAGCAGGTTAGGGATGTTGTAGTGCCTTTTTTTAATACTCTGAGTGAACGTTTCAACGTTTTCGTTTGACAAGAACTTGTATTGCAGTAATCCGTACAAATTTGACCCAATGGTGGCATGTAATTGAACTGGTGCTGCTCCCTCTGtatctaaatataagacgtttttgcggtttaaattgaactgcaaaaacgccTTATATGTTGACACAGTGGAAGTACAAGATAATTATTTAAACTATGATGTTTTCCTCACTGTTGCATTAAACAGGAAGCAACTTATCTGTATGATCTTAACTTCAACAATCACTGATCAAAACACACTCACCCAATGCCACTGTTTTTTTTATTCAAGTGTGTGCCTCCTTGATAATTCAATCACAGTACGAAAAGCTCTTGTACTTAAATTTCGGTGGAAAGTTGAGTAAACAGAATTTTCAAGTGCTTGTTTGCAGATCATAAGTTGTTTGGACCTTTTTGAAATAGTAATTGATTTCACAACTATAGTTCCCTGATATTAGTCCGTGCAAATTTTGCAGGTACAGGTGTATGCGGATCCAGAAACTTGGAAACTAATGGGTAAGGAGTTAATGCCAATATTACCATTTGGGAACTGATATCATTTCATTATTCACTTAGACCATATTTAGAAAAGGATGTGTTTTGAATACGACCTTATCTGAAGAATTCTTTAGGCAAAGAGCACGCCCTTCTCATATCCAATCATCGAAGTGACATTGATTGGCTGGTTGGATGGATTTTAGCACAGGTTCTTATCACTTGCTAAGCATTATGTTTTTAATTATTAATCTGTTAAGTACATTATGATGAGTCGCCCGTGTTTGATGGTCAGCGTTCAGGATGTCTTGGAAGCGCAATAGCTATAATGAAGAAATCCTCAAAGTTCCTTCCAGTAAGTTAGCACGTACATTTCTATCATCACATTTGGTTCTACATTACTCATAGTTCAGTGATCTTGATAAGACTAAGGCAAGGGAAATTAATCAAATAAGATTACTCAAATGGAGAATTGTGCTAAAGTTATATGGTACACTACTATTATATTTAGTATTTCCTTTTGGCCATCATTTTAATGGCCTTGTGGTGAAGAAGAATGATGCCCTTTAAAAGGTCATCCCTACTGCTAGGTTCCACAAAGTGGAATTTAAGACCTTAAGAAGAGACCATCCCCACTGCTAAAATACAAACGAAAAATAGTATCTAAGAAGAGCAACCCACATTGTTTGGATATAAGATATGGTGTTTCTTAGTAAACTTTGGAGCGTCAGCAAACAGGCACAAGTCGATGCAGTGATAACTGGCAACCAAGGGTTGTCTGACAGACTGAGAGTTAATTTGTACAACATATATGTTGCCCTTGGTGACACTACTTCTGTCTAATAGTAATAACAGTAGTACTAAACTGTTTATAAGCTATTAAGCTTAACTGATTCTTGTAGAATATAGTCTAGGTTCAACTTGTGGAATCAGAACTACCACATTTGAAGAAAAAAAAAAGCAGAGCTAAAATAATTGAATGGATGCTATTTTTTGCTGGAACTAAGAATACTCACGTAATCGTAGCACTGGAGAACTAAAGCCGGATATCATGGCACAGATATAATACCTCTATGCATCAGACAAGCATGATCTCTATGGTCTGTGTAGTTTTTTTTATGGAAACTTCGACAGGCATTATCTAGAATGGGCTGCACATGCATTTAGCTGAAGAAAGTAGTTATTGATTGTGTCTTATCTTGATCAACGATTGCAGGTTATTGGTTGGTCCATGTGGTTTGCAGAATACCTCTTTTTGGAGAGAAGCTGGGCAAAGGATGAAAAAACACTTAAAGTATTTTCCACCTTACCTAATACTACAATGCCTTGCGGTTCATAGTAAATTAATGATATTTACACTCTTAAATGCAGTCGGGTCTTCAAAGGTTGAAAGACTTCCCCAGATCATTTTGGCTTGCCCTTTTTGTTGAGGGTACAAGATTTACTCCAGCAAAACTTTTAGCAGCTCAAGAATATGCAGTCTCACAGGGTTTGACAGCGCCTAGGAATGTGCTGATTCCACGAACAAAggtatttaattttttttcttccaaTCTGAAATATCGGACTCTGTGCAGTACTAACTTTGCACATCAGATGTCAAATCTGTCCTTAGTTTTCTCTGTTTACTTGGTCTCATTTTGTACAACTTTTTTAATGCTTCGTTGTGACACGTATA
This window of the Triticum aestivum cultivar Chinese Spring chromosome 5D, IWGSC CS RefSeq v2.1, whole genome shotgun sequence genome carries:
- the LOC123119882 gene encoding 1-acyl-sn-glycerol-3-phosphate acyltransferase PLS1; amino-acid sequence: MAIPLVLVLLPLGLLFLLSGLVVNTVQAVLFLTIRPFSKRLYRQINVFLAELLWLQLIWLVDWWAGIKVQVYADPETWKLMGKEHALLISNHRSDIDWLVGWILAQRSGCLGSAIAIMKKSSKFLPVIGWSMWFAEYLFLERSWAKDEKTLKSGLQRLKDFPRSFWLALFVEGTRFTPAKLLAAQEYAVSQGLTAPRNVLIPRTKGFVSAVSIMRDFVPAIYDTTVIIPEDSPKPTMLRILQGQSSVVHVRIKRHSMSDMPNSDEDVSKWCKDIFVAKDALLDKHIATGTFDEEIIPIGRPVKSLMVVLSWSCLLLYGAHRFLQWTQLLSTWKGVILFASGLAMVTAVMHVFIMFSQAERSSSAKAARDRVKKD